The following are from one region of the Aequoribacter fuscus genome:
- a CDS encoding alpha/beta fold hydrolase, giving the protein MNSSNPEIGQQCLTGEIRTNYHDIGQGEPVLLLHGSGPGVSAWANWRLTFEALKGSFRLIAPDLVGFGFTEFPTDQVFNRQTWLDQIVALLDQLNIEKVNLVGNSFGGSMALALAIHHPDRVKRVILMGSVGVPFKITRGLDAVWGYTPSLDGMKSIMNIFAYDNSLVADSIVRSRYEASLRESTRNAYESMFPAPRQRWVDAMSHSYAEIKGIRHEVLLIHGRDDKVIPLETSLTLNKLIEKSQLHIFGCCGHWTQIEHKDAFSRLLEDFFKDNLS; this is encoded by the coding sequence ATGAATTCCAGCAATCCCGAGATAGGCCAACAATGCCTCACCGGAGAAATACGCACTAACTACCATGACATCGGTCAGGGCGAGCCTGTCTTACTTTTGCATGGGTCTGGCCCGGGCGTGAGTGCGTGGGCAAACTGGCGCTTGACGTTTGAAGCACTTAAAGGATCATTTCGTTTGATCGCCCCAGATTTGGTGGGATTCGGTTTTACCGAATTCCCCACTGACCAAGTCTTCAATCGACAAACCTGGTTGGATCAAATCGTGGCCCTGCTCGACCAGCTGAATATCGAAAAAGTAAATCTCGTGGGCAATTCATTTGGTGGATCAATGGCCTTGGCGCTGGCTATTCATCATCCTGATAGAGTGAAACGAGTCATATTAATGGGCTCTGTGGGCGTGCCATTCAAGATTACCCGGGGGTTAGATGCGGTCTGGGGCTATACGCCGTCGCTCGATGGGATGAAGTCGATAATGAACATCTTCGCCTACGACAATTCGCTGGTGGCCGATTCGATTGTACGAAGCCGATATGAGGCCAGCCTACGCGAGAGTACACGTAACGCTTACGAGAGCATGTTTCCTGCGCCTCGGCAACGATGGGTAGATGCAATGTCCCACTCTTATGCCGAAATTAAGGGGATTCGGCATGAAGTTCTTTTGATTCATGGCCGAGACGACAAAGTCATTCCACTTGAAACTTCACTCACTCTGAACAAGCTCATCGAAAAGAGTCAGCTGCATATCTTTGGCTGCTGTGGACACTGGACCCAAATTGAGCACAAGGATGCCTTTTCGCGTTTACTTGAAG
- a CDS encoding DUF3604 domain-containing protein, producing the protein MLTPRYSSFSLSRPVCALLSLLLISACSPVEDPSLHPEYDESSTMATPAKPATPASPTKNVFFGDLHIHTSYSTDAYTMGVRGLPDDAYTFAKGGTIKHPLGTAIRLKQPLDFAAVTDHSEFLGVVREAVPDTILAKRSIRERLLEDGRLLNTWLFLRIAPGFSLKDLQIDNVDEIVQTTWQNTIEAAERHNDPGRFTAFIGYEWSSMPNAENLHRNVIYRGNRGPRVPFSSLDSENPEDLWSALEAQRTQGLDNIAIPHNGNVSNGRMYETTTYLGEPITPEYAERRIANEPLSEIFQVKGSSETHPTLSPNDPFADFEIVNQMLGRETQNSKPRGSYMRDALRTGIEFAHERNYNPYRFGVIGSSDGHNASSPIEEDNYHGKLPLLDGSATIRLKQMYLLPEEAQRAERWGAAGLAAIWARENTRDELFDAMRAKETYATSGTRIQVRFFAGFNLDDDLLSDPNWIKSAYAKGVPMGGKLTARDDRSPTFIVHASKDALAANLDRIQIIKGWVDNKGKSHEKIFDVALSPNREAKFDTAQPNSVGNTVDVTSATYTNTIGSPQLSGTWQDPEYNPEQHAFYYARVLEIPTPRWSTYDAKTLGIEAPQPTSIQERAVTSAIWIKP; encoded by the coding sequence ATGCTGACGCCACGATACAGTAGCTTTTCTTTGTCTAGACCGGTATGCGCGCTGTTGAGTCTGTTACTCATTAGTGCGTGCAGCCCTGTAGAAGATCCAAGTTTACATCCCGAATACGACGAATCTTCAACGATGGCGACGCCCGCAAAACCCGCCACGCCTGCGTCACCCACCAAAAATGTATTCTTTGGCGATCTGCACATTCACACTTCTTACTCTACTGATGCCTACACCATGGGAGTTCGCGGTCTGCCCGATGACGCCTATACTTTTGCCAAAGGCGGGACGATCAAGCACCCCCTGGGTACAGCGATACGCTTAAAACAACCCCTGGACTTTGCGGCGGTTACCGATCACTCCGAGTTTTTGGGTGTGGTGCGCGAGGCGGTACCCGACACCATCCTTGCCAAGCGTTCGATTCGCGAGAGGTTGCTTGAGGACGGGCGCTTGCTGAATACCTGGTTATTTCTGAGAATCGCGCCGGGTTTTAGTCTGAAAGATCTGCAAATAGACAACGTCGACGAAATCGTGCAGACCACTTGGCAAAACACCATCGAAGCCGCCGAAAGGCATAATGACCCCGGGCGCTTTACCGCCTTCATCGGGTACGAGTGGAGCTCTATGCCCAATGCCGAGAACCTTCATCGCAATGTGATTTACCGCGGCAACAGAGGCCCAAGGGTGCCATTTAGCTCGCTCGATTCAGAGAATCCCGAAGACCTTTGGAGTGCGCTTGAGGCTCAGAGAACGCAAGGCCTTGATAATATCGCCATCCCACACAATGGCAACGTGAGTAATGGCCGCATGTACGAAACCACGACTTACCTAGGCGAGCCAATAACGCCAGAGTATGCCGAGCGCCGAATCGCCAACGAGCCCCTCAGCGAAATCTTTCAGGTAAAGGGGAGCTCCGAAACTCACCCTACACTCTCACCCAATGACCCCTTCGCTGATTTTGAAATCGTCAACCAGATGTTGGGGCGTGAAACACAAAACTCTAAGCCCAGGGGCAGCTACATGCGCGACGCTCTTCGCACCGGCATCGAATTTGCTCACGAACGTAACTACAACCCCTATCGCTTTGGTGTGATTGGCTCCAGTGATGGACATAATGCCAGCTCACCAATCGAAGAAGACAACTACCACGGCAAACTGCCCTTACTGGATGGCAGCGCGACCATTCGCTTAAAACAAATGTACCTGTTACCCGAAGAGGCACAGCGCGCTGAGCGCTGGGGAGCGGCAGGTCTAGCGGCGATATGGGCCCGCGAGAATACGCGCGACGAGTTATTTGATGCCATGCGCGCAAAAGAAACCTATGCGACATCGGGCACGCGGATTCAGGTACGCTTTTTTGCGGGATTTAATCTAGACGATGACTTATTGTCCGATCCCAATTGGATCAAAAGTGCATACGCTAAAGGCGTCCCGATGGGTGGCAAGCTTACTGCCAGAGACGACCGAAGCCCCACTTTCATCGTGCACGCCAGTAAGGACGCTTTAGCCGCCAACTTGGACCGTATCCAAATCATTAAAGGCTGGGTGGACAATAAAGGTAAGTCACACGAGAAGATTTTTGATGTGGCGCTCTCTCCTAATCGCGAAGCCAAATTTGATACCGCGCAACCTAACAGTGTTGGAAACACGGTGGACGTCACTTCAGCGACTTACACTAACACCATCGGTAGCCCGCAGTTAAGTGGCACGTGGCAAGACCCCGAATACAATCCGGAACAACACGCGTTTTACTATGCCCGCGTGCTCGAGATACCCACACCGAGATGGTCGACTTACGACGCTAAAACTTTGGGTATTGAGGCGCCTCAACCTACCAGCATTCAAGAACGAGCTGTGACCTCAGCGATTTGGATCAAACCTTAA
- a CDS encoding glutathione S-transferase N-terminal domain-containing protein, whose translation MNQTLTIAGMPGSPYTRKMLAVLRYRRIPHRTVTQYTAEDEALPRPKVPVIPYLVFPGEDHARFDSTPLISELDARHTERKVRPNDPALAFIDALIEDYADEWLTKPMFHYRWAYQADAEQAAAVLPRWSNTTLSETELQARGELFAQRQIDRLWVVGSNQTTGPLIEDSYHRLLDILDKTLTGQRFLLGSRPGAGDFALFGQLTQLALFDPTPQKLTMHNAPRIVAWTQWIDDLSGITVADDGFLALADAQDRLRPLLSEIGRVYVPVMLANAKALIEGHEQVVCRVDGEEWVQKPFPYQAKCIKTLRNQFVALPEIHQRQVLDCLNGTGCEPLVTG comes from the coding sequence ATGAACCAAACGCTTACCATTGCCGGCATGCCTGGGTCACCCTATACCCGTAAAATGTTGGCGGTACTTAGGTATCGCCGCATTCCGCATAGAACCGTTACGCAATACACCGCAGAAGATGAAGCACTCCCTAGACCTAAGGTACCTGTTATCCCCTATTTGGTGTTTCCGGGCGAGGATCACGCTCGATTTGACAGCACCCCCCTAATCAGCGAGCTTGATGCGCGCCACACCGAACGAAAGGTACGCCCTAATGATCCAGCGCTAGCATTTATCGACGCACTCATTGAAGACTACGCCGACGAGTGGCTGACCAAGCCCATGTTCCACTACCGTTGGGCGTATCAGGCTGACGCCGAGCAAGCCGCTGCGGTATTGCCGCGTTGGAGCAACACCACACTCTCTGAAACGGAACTACAAGCCCGAGGCGAACTGTTTGCTCAACGGCAAATTGATCGGCTTTGGGTCGTGGGGTCAAACCAAACCACCGGCCCATTGATTGAAGATAGCTATCACCGTTTGCTGGACATACTCGATAAGACGCTCACTGGACAACGGTTTCTGCTGGGTAGCAGACCTGGCGCTGGCGATTTCGCGCTGTTCGGACAACTCACACAGTTAGCGCTGTTTGATCCAACCCCCCAAAAACTGACTATGCATAATGCTCCACGGATTGTCGCGTGGACTCAGTGGATCGACGATTTATCGGGTATTACTGTTGCCGACGATGGCTTCTTGGCCCTTGCTGATGCGCAAGATCGACTCCGGCCACTCTTGAGTGAGATTGGACGCGTGTATGTCCCGGTCATGCTGGCAAATGCGAAAGCGCTCATCGAAGGTCACGAGCAAGTCGTATGCAGAGTCGATGGTGAAGAATGGGTTCAGAAACCCTTTCCCTATCAAGCTAAATGCATCAAAACACTGCGTAATCAGTTTGTCGCCTTACCAGAGATTCACCAGCGGCAGGTACTCGACTGCCTGAACGGAACCGGATGTGAACCATTGGTCACGGGCTAA
- a CDS encoding NAD-dependent epimerase/dehydratase family protein, producing MKVLVVGGSGLIGGTIALELQKRGHDVTIMSRKAAESGPLAGFKHLEGNYIYDNIDDGRLQGFDALVFSAAADVRNIPQDGSITPEAFYTQANDIAVPRFFQAAKDAGIKKSVLIGTFYPQVAPQQIGVDAYVTSRHNAAQGALALADENFSVCALNPPFVLGHLESVSAPHLDALVHYSRGHIPDIPVFAPKGGTNHISTHSLAIATCNALENGENGKGYLIGDENLSWKEYLELWFAAAGNPVELEVRDEEHPFFPNIILFAGPGATVSFDMSDEDMAVLDYPRNQIADLVKEIVDLTP from the coding sequence ATGAAGGTATTGGTTGTTGGCGGCTCTGGCCTTATTGGCGGCACTATCGCTTTAGAACTGCAAAAGCGCGGACACGATGTCACCATTATGTCGCGCAAAGCAGCCGAATCTGGCCCACTCGCTGGTTTTAAACACCTAGAGGGAAACTATATCTACGACAATATTGATGATGGTCGCCTGCAAGGCTTCGATGCACTGGTGTTCTCTGCAGCGGCGGATGTCAGAAACATCCCACAAGACGGCTCCATCACACCCGAGGCGTTTTACACCCAGGCCAACGATATTGCGGTGCCACGCTTTTTCCAAGCCGCAAAAGATGCGGGTATCAAAAAATCGGTATTGATTGGCACCTTTTACCCCCAGGTCGCGCCACAGCAGATTGGCGTCGACGCTTACGTCACTTCACGCCACAACGCTGCCCAAGGTGCACTAGCCCTAGCCGACGAGAACTTCAGCGTTTGCGCCTTAAACCCGCCCTTCGTGCTAGGTCATTTAGAAAGCGTTTCCGCACCGCATTTGGATGCATTGGTGCACTATTCACGTGGTCATATCCCCGACATCCCGGTGTTTGCACCCAAAGGTGGCACCAACCACATCAGCACTCACTCGCTGGCCATCGCTACCTGCAATGCGCTAGAAAACGGCGAGAACGGCAAAGGTTATCTGATAGGCGACGAAAACCTCAGCTGGAAGGAATACCTAGAACTTTGGTTTGCTGCCGCCGGTAACCCCGTAGAGCTCGAAGTTCGTGACGAAGAACACCCCTTCTTCCCGAACATCATTCTGTTCGCTGGCCCTGGTGCAACCGTTAGCTTTGACATGAGCGACGAAGACATGGCGGTTCTTGATTACCCGCGCAATCAAATTGCCGACCTAGTCAAAGAAATCGTCGACCTGACCCCGTAG
- the thiL gene encoding thiamine-phosphate kinase, whose product MGEFDLIKTYFTGLDFGSNVELGVGDDAALLRVPEGEHLVVSVDTAVAGVHFSDHTLPEVIAYRSIASAVSDLAAMGAKPLGITLALTLPEQDEWWLRSFSEGVTKAVYIFDCPLVGGDTTKGPLCISVTVHGSVAPQNVLKRSGAKLGDVICVSNTLGDAGAGLALELGELDIDNDDHYQALHDAWCYPQPQLALGQELAGIATSCIDISDGLLADLNHTLTASGIGAELLSSQIPLSQALLDSMGHQRALELALHAGEDYQLCFTLPASITPPDTCRVIGLVVTERTLTVDGKPVDAKGFSHF is encoded by the coding sequence ATGGGCGAATTCGACCTCATAAAAACCTACTTTACCGGTCTCGACTTTGGCAGCAATGTCGAACTCGGCGTGGGGGACGATGCGGCACTACTGCGTGTCCCCGAGGGTGAACACCTGGTGGTGTCTGTCGATACAGCGGTAGCTGGCGTGCATTTTAGCGATCACACACTACCCGAAGTCATCGCCTATCGCAGCATTGCCAGCGCGGTCAGCGATCTGGCCGCCATGGGCGCCAAACCCTTAGGCATTACGCTAGCGCTTACCCTACCAGAGCAAGACGAATGGTGGCTGCGCAGCTTCAGTGAAGGAGTGACCAAAGCCGTTTACATCTTCGACTGCCCCTTAGTGGGCGGCGATACCACCAAAGGTCCTTTGTGCATTAGCGTTACGGTGCACGGGTCAGTGGCACCACAAAACGTGCTTAAACGCTCTGGTGCCAAACTCGGGGATGTCATCTGCGTATCGAACACACTAGGAGACGCAGGCGCGGGCCTAGCGCTAGAACTTGGCGAACTCGATATCGACAACGACGACCACTATCAAGCTCTGCATGATGCTTGGTGCTATCCCCAACCGCAATTGGCATTGGGACAAGAACTGGCAGGCATCGCCACCAGCTGTATCGATATTAGCGATGGCTTACTGGCAGACTTGAATCACACCCTAACAGCCAGCGGTATTGGCGCCGAGCTTTTGTCGAGTCAAATACCCTTGTCGCAAGCCTTACTTGATAGCATGGGTCATCAGCGCGCGTTAGAGCTCGCCCTGCACGCAGGCGAGGACTACCAGCTTTGTTTTACCCTACCGGCAAGCATCACTCCGCCAGACACCTGCAGGGTCATTGGTTTAGTCGTCACGGAACGGACACTTACTGTAGATGGCAAACCGGTTGACGCCAAAGGGTTCTCGCACTTTTAG
- the nusB gene encoding transcription antitermination factor NusB, whose amino-acid sequence MTKTINTISAERHKARHYTVQALYRWHMNEQSSTDIEAEFRIDYDFSHVDLEYFQALLHGVVKTHASIDAYLEPLLDRKLDDLDAVELAILRMGLFELKERLDVPFKVVINEAVSLTRKFGATDGHKYINGVLDKAARGLRTVELGL is encoded by the coding sequence GTGACCAAAACCATTAATACCATCTCGGCCGAGCGACACAAGGCGCGCCACTACACAGTGCAAGCCTTGTATCGCTGGCATATGAACGAGCAATCGTCGACCGATATCGAAGCAGAATTTCGTATCGACTACGATTTTTCGCACGTTGACCTCGAATATTTTCAGGCTTTGCTGCACGGCGTGGTTAAAACCCATGCCTCAATCGACGCCTATTTAGAGCCGCTACTCGACCGTAAGTTGGATGATTTGGATGCTGTCGAACTGGCCATTCTAAGAATGGGCTTGTTCGAGCTGAAAGAACGCTTGGACGTGCCGTTTAAAGTGGTGATCAACGAAGCGGTATCTTTGACCCGCAAATTCGGCGCGACCGACGGTCATAAATACATCAATGGTGTCCTAGACAAAGCCGCCCGCGGTCTGCGCACCGTCGAGCTTGGCTTGTAG
- the ribH gene encoding 6,7-dimethyl-8-ribityllumazine synthase gives MAIQTVEGNLASGKGHYTLVVGRWNSFVVEHLLEGAIDSLRRHGVSDEQMKIVRAPGAFEIPLVCQKIAKAGGTDAIIALGAVIRGGTPHFEHVAGECTKGIAQVSLEYGLPIAFGVLTVDSIEQAVERSGTKAGNKGAEAATSAIEMVDLLAQVG, from the coding sequence ATGGCAATCCAAACCGTAGAAGGCAATTTGGCCTCAGGCAAGGGTCATTACACCTTAGTGGTGGGTCGCTGGAATAGTTTTGTCGTAGAGCACTTGCTAGAAGGCGCGATCGACAGCTTGCGTCGTCACGGTGTAAGCGATGAGCAAATGAAAATCGTGCGCGCACCAGGTGCTTTCGAAATTCCTTTAGTGTGCCAAAAAATCGCTAAGGCCGGCGGCACCGACGCCATCATCGCACTTGGCGCCGTGATTCGTGGCGGCACACCTCACTTTGAACACGTTGCCGGTGAGTGTACTAAAGGCATTGCTCAAGTCAGTCTAGAATATGGTTTGCCCATTGCGTTTGGCGTCCTTACCGTTGATTCCATCGAGCAAGCCGTTGAACGCTCTGGCACCAAAGCAGGTAACAAAGGCGCCGAAGCCGCAACCTCTGCGATCGAAATGGTCGATCTCTTGGCGCAGGTAGGCTAA
- the ribB gene encoding 3,4-dihydroxy-2-butanone-4-phosphate synthase: MLNTVDELIADLRRGHMVVLVDDDKDSSSEGVVMVAADHITANHVNFMARRAKGLVCLALTKERCRQLNLPLMAENTSAEKTNFTLSIEARHGIDTGISAADRALTVQVAVAPNAKPEDIVQPGHIFPLTAEDGGVLNRAGHTEAAADYARLAGCSPSAVIADILASEGYLADGEALREFAKQWDLKIGSIADLIHFRLSNERTIEREREGTIHTKHGEFNLVAYRDRANNLMHIALTKGAITADTTVPVRMHVQSILRDIIGTQVADVNSWDASSAIAYLAQQTHGVAVILANDESSDTLLHSVDMALGTPDAVQPKRTPIYSRIGTGSQILKDLGVRKISLLGAPMKYNALSGFDLEVNSFIDPSGTITRVEES, from the coding sequence ATGTTAAACACAGTAGACGAACTGATTGCCGATTTGCGTCGCGGCCACATGGTTGTATTGGTCGACGATGACAAAGACAGCAGTTCTGAAGGGGTCGTGATGGTCGCCGCTGACCATATCACCGCGAACCATGTGAACTTTATGGCGCGCAGAGCCAAGGGCTTGGTGTGCCTTGCGTTGACGAAAGAACGCTGCCGCCAGCTAAACTTACCCTTGATGGCCGAAAACACCAGCGCCGAGAAAACCAACTTTACGCTATCAATCGAAGCGCGACACGGTATCGATACCGGTATTTCTGCGGCCGACCGCGCTTTGACCGTTCAAGTCGCGGTGGCACCCAACGCGAAACCTGAAGATATTGTTCAGCCGGGACACATTTTCCCGCTGACCGCGGAGGACGGTGGCGTTCTAAACCGAGCCGGCCACACCGAGGCAGCCGCTGACTACGCGCGCTTAGCGGGCTGCTCTCCCAGTGCCGTCATTGCCGATATCTTAGCGTCGGAAGGATACTTAGCCGACGGCGAAGCGTTGCGAGAGTTTGCCAAACAGTGGGATTTAAAGATCGGCTCCATCGCCGATCTGATTCACTTTAGACTGAGTAACGAGCGCACCATTGAACGCGAGCGCGAAGGGACGATTCACACTAAGCACGGCGAGTTTAATCTGGTCGCCTACCGAGACCGTGCCAATAACTTAATGCACATTGCACTGACCAAAGGGGCAATAACAGCGGACACAACAGTCCCTGTGCGCATGCACGTACAGTCGATACTGCGAGATATTATCGGCACGCAAGTCGCCGACGTGAATTCATGGGACGCCAGCAGCGCCATTGCCTACCTGGCGCAACAAACGCATGGTGTTGCAGTCATACTAGCCAACGACGAAAGCAGCGACACTCTGCTACACAGTGTCGACATGGCGCTGGGCACACCTGATGCTGTACAACCCAAGCGGACGCCTATTTACAGCCGCATCGGCACAGGGTCGCAAATCCTAAAGGACTTAGGTGTGCGTAAAATCTCGCTGTTGGGTGCGCCAATGAAGTACAATGCGCTCTCGGGCTTTGATTTAGAAGTGAACAGTTTTATTGATCCGAGTGGCACAATCACTCGAGTAGAGGAGTCTTAA